In Solidesulfovibrio fructosivorans JJ], a genomic segment contains:
- a CDS encoding universal stress protein: MVQIKTIVCALDFSEVSPKVAAYAKNLAEICGAKIVALYVAPSLTQYVEFHVQASYIDDFVTGIVSGATDTMNSFVKEYFQGVPVEARVVSGYAAEEIVSVAEEVGADVIVLGTHGRKGLDKILFGSVAEKVIKTARIPVLSMRPEGKED; this comes from the coding sequence ATGGTCCAGATCAAGACGATCGTCTGCGCGCTGGATTTTTCCGAGGTCAGTCCCAAGGTGGCCGCATACGCCAAGAACCTTGCCGAGATTTGCGGGGCCAAGATCGTGGCCCTGTACGTTGCCCCGTCCCTGACCCAGTATGTGGAGTTCCACGTCCAGGCCAGCTACATCGACGACTTCGTCACCGGCATCGTCAGCGGCGCCACGGACACCATGAACTCCTTCGTCAAGGAATACTTCCAGGGCGTCCCGGTCGAGGCACGGGTGGTTTCGGGGTACGCGGCCGAGGAAATCGTGTCCGTGGCCGAGGAAGTGGGGGCCGACGTCATCGTGCTCGGCACCCATGGCCGCAAGGGCCTCGACAAGATCCTGTTCGGCTCGGTGGCGGAAAAGGTTATCAAGACGGCCAGGATTCCGGTCCTGTCCATGCGCCCCGAGGGCAAGGAAGACTAG
- a CDS encoding alpha/beta fold hydrolase, whose protein sequence is MINGGPGPRLRRYGSPPYRLAVVHGGPGATGEAAPVARRLSRLGGVLEPLQTADSVSGQIDELAACLDAEADGPVTLIGHSWGAWLGVLVAGRRPDLVAKLILVGSGPFLARDAPGVMKTRLGRLEPSDRQEIQAFFTSGTEPDQAAVVRLTSLLKRTDAYDPLPAGEDAQADPPCVFAADIQAKVWPEAAALRQSGELLRIALSLSCPITAIHGDYDPHPVAGVREPLSGVSRFRMIVLPRCGHTPWRERQAREAFFEVLASAIRGEAIPG, encoded by the coding sequence TTGATAAACGGCGGCCCCGGGCCCAGGCTGCGCCGCTACGGATCGCCGCCCTATCGCCTGGCCGTGGTGCACGGCGGTCCCGGCGCGACCGGCGAGGCCGCCCCGGTGGCAAGACGGCTTTCCCGCCTTGGCGGTGTGCTCGAGCCGTTGCAGACGGCCGACTCCGTTTCCGGACAAATCGACGAGCTCGCCGCCTGTCTGGATGCGGAGGCGGACGGCCCGGTCACGCTGATCGGCCATTCCTGGGGAGCCTGGCTTGGCGTGCTTGTCGCCGGCCGGCGTCCCGATCTGGTGGCAAAGCTCATCCTCGTCGGCAGCGGCCCGTTTTTGGCCCGCGATGCGCCCGGCGTCATGAAAACGCGACTTGGCCGCCTGGAGCCGTCCGACCGCCAGGAAATACAGGCTTTTTTCACCTCCGGCACCGAACCGGATCAAGCGGCCGTAGTCCGCCTGACCAGTCTGCTCAAGCGGACCGACGCCTACGATCCCCTGCCCGCCGGGGAGGATGCCCAAGCCGATCCGCCGTGCGTCTTCGCGGCCGACATCCAGGCCAAGGTCTGGCCCGAGGCGGCCGCCTTGCGCCAAAGTGGCGAACTGCTGCGCATCGCCTTGTCCCTTTCCTGTCCCATAACCGCCATCCACGGCGACTATGATCCACACCCCGTGGCCGGCGTACGGGAGCCGTTATCCGGGGTGTCCCGCTTCCGCATGATCGTGCTGCCCCGCTGCGGCCATACGCCCTGGCGGGAACGTCAAGCCCGCGAGGCGTTTTTCGAGGTCCTGGCTTCCGCCATACGCGGGGAAGCGATCCCCGGGTAA
- the cimA gene encoding citramalate synthase, with protein MRRVLCYDTTLRDGTQAEDISLTTEDKLRIALKLDELGLAYIEGGWPGSNPTDKRFFQEIQNYHLKYASIAAFGSTHNHRVTAETDPNLKALVDSGAPVVTIFGKSWDIHVTEALGTTLPRNLELVGDSLAYLRQHFREVFFDAEHFFDGYKANPDYALSVLRRAKEAGADVLVLCDTNGGTLPVEFRAIMSAVAAALPEARFGIHTHNDSGVAVANSLEAVELGAVQVQGTVNGYGERCGNANLCTIIPSLILKCGIDCLPEGKLPLLTPTAHFVSEMVNQQPPSNQPYVGDGAFAHKGGVHVSAVVKNPLTYEHVTPESVGNARRVLLSDLSGQSNILYKAREFGFELDKNDPFVLELLTTIKEREALGYEYTAAEASYELLLNRVLGRARSYFTVTRYRVLDDNVYESDEPLTEATVMIKVGGRVKHTASTGRGPINALDKAIRKALRGFYPRLAEMRLLDFKVRVLSGTVEDEQCGRGVCGTASHVRVLVESGDTAKRWVTVGVSHNVIEASFQAMEDAINYKLFSDDKEKLTKALKG; from the coding sequence ATGCGACGCGTGCTTTGCTACGACACGACCCTGCGCGACGGCACCCAGGCCGAAGACATCAGCCTCACCACCGAGGACAAACTGCGTATCGCGCTCAAGCTCGACGAGCTGGGTCTGGCCTACATCGAGGGCGGCTGGCCCGGATCCAATCCCACGGACAAGCGCTTTTTTCAGGAGATCCAGAATTACCACCTGAAATACGCCAGCATCGCCGCCTTCGGCAGCACCCACAACCACCGCGTCACGGCCGAAACCGACCCCAACCTCAAGGCGCTGGTCGACTCCGGCGCGCCGGTCGTCACCATTTTCGGAAAAAGCTGGGACATCCACGTCACCGAGGCGCTCGGCACCACCCTGCCCCGCAACCTGGAACTGGTGGGCGATTCCCTGGCCTACCTGCGCCAGCATTTCCGGGAAGTCTTTTTCGACGCCGAACATTTTTTCGACGGCTACAAGGCCAATCCCGACTACGCCCTGTCCGTGCTGCGCCGCGCCAAGGAGGCCGGGGCCGACGTGCTGGTCCTTTGCGACACCAACGGCGGCACCCTGCCCGTGGAATTTCGCGCCATCATGAGCGCCGTGGCGGCCGCCCTGCCAGAGGCCCGTTTCGGCATCCACACCCACAACGACTCGGGAGTGGCCGTCGCCAACTCGCTCGAGGCCGTGGAACTGGGCGCGGTGCAGGTTCAGGGCACGGTTAACGGCTACGGCGAACGCTGCGGCAACGCCAACCTGTGCACGATCATCCCATCCCTGATCCTCAAGTGCGGCATCGACTGCCTGCCCGAGGGCAAACTGCCGTTGCTGACGCCCACGGCCCATTTCGTCTCCGAGATGGTCAACCAGCAGCCGCCTTCCAACCAGCCGTACGTGGGCGACGGAGCTTTTGCCCACAAAGGCGGAGTGCATGTTTCGGCCGTGGTCAAAAACCCGCTCACCTACGAGCATGTGACGCCCGAATCCGTGGGCAACGCCCGGCGCGTGCTGCTTTCCGACCTCTCCGGCCAGAGCAACATCCTCTACAAGGCCCGGGAATTCGGCTTCGAGCTGGATAAAAACGATCCCTTCGTGCTGGAGCTTTTGACCACCATCAAGGAGCGCGAGGCGTTGGGCTACGAATACACGGCGGCCGAGGCCTCCTATGAGCTGCTCTTAAACCGTGTGCTCGGCCGGGCCCGCAGTTATTTCACCGTCACCCGTTACCGGGTGCTCGACGACAACGTCTATGAAAGCGATGAACCGCTGACCGAGGCCACAGTGATGATCAAGGTCGGGGGCCGGGTCAAGCACACCGCATCCACCGGCCGGGGTCCCATAAACGCCCTGGACAAGGCCATTCGCAAGGCCCTGCGCGGGTTTTATCCGCGTCTGGCCGAGATGCGCCTGCTCGACTTCAAGGTCCGGGTGCTGTCCGGAACGGTGGAAGACGAACAATGCGGCCGGGGCGTCTGCGGCACGGCCTCCCATGTGCGGGTGTTGGTGGAATCCGGCGACACGGCGAAGCGCTGGGTGACGGTGGGCGTTTCCCACAACGTCATCGAGGCCAGCTTCCAGGCCATGGAAGACGCCATCAATTACAAGCTGTTCAGCGATGACAAGGAAAAGCTTACCAAGGCCTTGAAGGGTTAG
- a CDS encoding acyltransferase family protein — protein sequence MGLVRFLLAATVVINHTGPLYGFVFTDAYIAIKVFFIISGFYMALILTEKYTGPGHCRLFYGNRLLRLFPPYWVVLVLSLCASLFFASFLRTSLLIGPWRTWLHALSPATVAALVTANITILGQEILFFTNLNHATGTLSFAWDALHRTTPGWFFLLTPQTWTISLELMFYLLAPWLVRRSNLFLVSVIAASLALRSVVYLDNLPFDPWKQRFFPVECGFFLLGILSYRLYAALRPVAIARRTLWTISGLYVATILGYQFLPGARGKEYFLYAATALSIPFLFLLTKKMRFDRAIGELSYPMYISHWTVIMVIEYFHGKRDLPLVALAATTVFCLALNRYVSAPIERLRQERVLRRR from the coding sequence ATGGGTCTGGTGCGATTTCTTCTGGCCGCAACCGTGGTGATCAATCATACTGGTCCCCTGTACGGCTTCGTCTTTACTGACGCCTATATTGCCATCAAAGTCTTTTTTATCATCTCCGGCTTCTACATGGCGCTTATCCTGACGGAGAAATACACGGGACCGGGGCACTGCCGCCTTTTTTACGGCAACCGCCTGCTGCGGCTTTTCCCGCCGTACTGGGTGGTGCTCGTCTTATCCCTTTGCGCGTCGCTTTTCTTCGCCTCGTTCCTGCGCACGTCCCTGCTCATCGGACCGTGGCGAACCTGGCTGCACGCGCTCTCGCCGGCGACCGTCGCCGCGCTGGTGACGGCCAACATCACCATCCTCGGCCAGGAGATCCTCTTTTTCACCAATCTCAACCACGCCACGGGCACGCTCTCTTTTGCCTGGGACGCCCTGCATCGGACCACGCCGGGCTGGTTTTTCCTGCTCACGCCCCAGACCTGGACCATCTCCCTGGAACTGATGTTCTATCTGCTGGCGCCCTGGCTGGTGCGGCGCTCAAATCTTTTCCTGGTGAGCGTCATCGCCGCGAGCCTGGCGCTACGATCCGTGGTCTACCTGGACAACCTGCCTTTCGACCCCTGGAAGCAGCGTTTCTTTCCGGTCGAATGCGGCTTTTTCCTGCTCGGCATCCTGTCCTACCGCCTGTACGCGGCGCTTAGGCCCGTGGCCATCGCCCGGCGCACGCTGTGGACGATAAGCGGCCTCTATGTGGCGACCATCCTCGGCTACCAGTTCCTGCCCGGGGCGCGGGGCAAGGAATATTTCCTTTACGCCGCCACCGCGCTTTCCATCCCCTTTCTCTTTCTGCTGACCAAAAAGATGCGCTTCGACCGGGCCATCGGCGAGTTGTCCTACCCCATGTATATCTCCCATTGGACCGTGATCATGGTGATCGAGTATTTCCACGGCAAGCGGGACCTGCCTTTGGTCGCCTTGGCGGCCACCACCGTCTTTTGTCTGGCGCTCAACCGGTACGTGTCCGCGCCCATTGAGCGATTGCGCCAGGAGCGAGTGCTGCGTCGGCGCTAA